The DNA window agcGAACGTGAAAGAAGATTAATAAACAGGAATGATCAGAAAGAAAGTTCAAAGGGAATGGAGCTTCAGCATCTGAAGACTGAcacaattttggaaaatatggAGCACGCCGAAGGGAATCATTGCTGCATCGAAGATGTAATGACAGAGAATGAGCCTGAAATTCAAGTGGAGATAAAATCATTTGCAGATATCGGAGTGCAAGTGAAAAGTGACGACGTGAGACTCAGTTTCGAAATGTTTGTTCAGACCGACGAAGCGTTAAGTACTGCTACGGGGAtcgaatcaataaaaattctggaCACTATTGTTGAAATTGCTAGAAAAGTCACTGAAAATAATTCCACATATTCGAATGCGAGAATGAGTCTACGCGAGCGAATTATCATGACATACataaagttgaaacaaaatatctCATATTCTTTTTTGGCATTAATGTTCAATTGCTACACCGCGAAGCACTGCCAGCGAATATTCGATGAAATGATATCGTTGTTGAGTCAGTGTTTAAAATTTGCGATTGGTTGGCCAACTAAAGAAGAAATCTCGAGAAATTTGCCAAAATGCTttgaagattttgaaaatgttcggGTGGTCCTCGATTgcactgaaatttttatccagcATCCTACAAAGCTTTGTTGTCAAGTTTTGACGTATTCTCGCTACAAAGGTTCTAATACGTGCAAGATAATGACTGGTGTAACACCGGctggaaatatttcttttgtCAGCAAAGCGTATGGTGGTCGAGCAACGGACGATGATATATTTGAACAAAGCAATATTTTAAGTTTATTGGAACCGGGTGATGGTGTAATGGTGGATCGAGGATTCCGTAAAATTGATGAGCTTTGCGAACGGAATCATTTTAAATGTATAAGACCACcatatttgaaagaaaaaacacaattttcgaGAGACGAGGCCTTACGCACTGCTAAAATCGCGAAAGCAAGGGTACATATTGAACGCTCTAATCAACGtatcaaaatattcaaaattgtcgGTGCTACGATGCCAGTGAATCTTATCCCACGAGTAGAAgatatttttatagttatatGTGCCACAGTGAATTTATCCTCACCTATCATAAAAGACGATAAATTCATGAATGTTCAAGTTGTTTAAATTTCTCTTTATTGTAACGTATCTTCTGTTTATCGTGACATTTATCTTTCTTATATCATATTGTgacataattataaataataattgcagTACAATCACAGACTTGTTATTTAATCACAACCTTCTTATTGTCATTATCTTTTCTACGTTTAGGTAATAGCCTAACGCTCTTTATTACTGTTTTCATCGTTGGGACATATGAAATGTACCATTTTATCGTAATACGTTTTCTTCAAGACACTCAACATATTAAAGGTATACATTTCATTAAACGGAACATCAATCACTAGTATGCTCTTATCAAAAGAAGCATATATGACGAAGAAagcactttttaaattcaaaactgCCATTCCCAGTTGAATTTGAGCATAGTGGGCGTGCTTTTCCTTTaaactaatatttttattttcaatcaccAGTCCTTTTTTGAACTCAAATTGTATAGCTTCCATTACAGTCTTCGACTTGCCTTTAAAAGGACATTTGATTTAAACTAGTTTCGTAGGAacgtttttttcataaattattccaTCGGGTGAATAAGCGAGCCACGGATTTTGACTCGATATGACTAGGCCAActtgaattattgttaaattaaaGGTAGTCTTGAATACTTCGAGAGCCTcactttctgtttttttcccGTACTCCGTGTACATACTTGCGAAACTTTTCGGATTGAAATACTGGTCgcattttttgttccagtcCGCATTAGTCCTTCTCGTAGCGTACAATGCGTAGCATCTGGAACCTGTAACCCGATACCGTCGCTGCTTTTGCCATTCGGAATATGATTCCTTGCTTCTTTTGCATATCGTTGCGAAATCGTCcttcattttttgaattgtttcCTCGCAACAGCTTCGCTTGACTGTTACGGAAACATTCTTGATAGCATCCATGAATTCACTCCTTTGAAGCGCAAACAAGACTTCGATTGCCTCGTCCAAAGTTTCACCGATACTTGTACCGCCTGCGTTATCCTCAACTGACTTTAATATTACAGGATTGTGTCTTCCAGACCTGCAAGATCGAAAAGAAATCggatatattattaatacgaatattatatacagaaagacaaaaaaatataaatgaaaatcaaagtgACAGTGAATAATATTGAGAGCATAccaaaattcaaataacaacTTGAATCGACAACATATTTACTTACACATGTTTCGAAAAAGCAGAATTTGGCAAATTTTGCAACAGTATCGATTTTATTGCCATTTCCACATCTTCGCTCAGGGGATTATTGTTGTTCGTGGATTTCAGACATTCGTGTTCCTCCAAAGGGCGAGCCACGTAATTCTGTAGCGTGTCTTTATACTTTTGCTTCCACTGACATTTAATATCAGTGCAAGAAAGtactgaaatttcatttctagaaaaaaaaacacaacagGGTAATTTCGAAGGAAGCTTTGTTTTTGAGCACAATTTGAGGTTATGAACGTACCTGGAACAGAACAGTAGTGCAGCCATAATATGTTTACATTTTTCGCCAAGTCCAGCTTTACACGAACACGTAATTGACTTAACTTCTCCATTTTTCCCCAAAATTCCGTGTATTTCATGAGGAGATCCACGCACATTTGACGTTTGAATACACGACGCCGATATCTCGAAAACGTCACTATCCTCTTTTACGATACCGCAATTTAGTAAATGTTTCGCAGCCACTAAGCGTTCACCCTCTCGAAAGTTTCGATGACTAGGAGTTGAACCAGACCATTGACAAATATCCTGAATAGTTATAACTACCATTGCCGGCCATTCGTATTTATAACTTATATTACATTTACACGGTAAGCCTACTACTACACGGTTTTGACAGGCGACTGCACCCCGGTATGCGCCATATTGAATTAGGCCACGCCTCCATGTCAGATCCCAATAAACGGCCACACTGTACCCAGGCGCTAGAATTTTGGTCGTGTGCTACGTGTATGCCACCACGAAAATTGTTTGCGATTTTGTTATGATTCACGATGAGTCAGCATTGTTTTCATTATGATCAAGGACGTAGCAAAGGACGATTTGTATTGACCAAGTTGCACAAATGGCGAAATAATGTACGCGcatccagaaaaaaaaaagtagtgGAAAGTGAGGTTATGCCAGGAACGAAAGTTTGCTCTGGACGTCGTATTGTCGAATTTTCTACTCTCGCCCACAATCTTTGGTGCAACTTTTGTAACCGTCCCCTTTCCCTTTGACATATTGTAAATGAGGAGAGATTTGGTCCGGCAAGCCAGTTGGACGTTTTATGTACTCAGTGCAATACAAATCGCATCGTTAAAACGAACAAACGCCAGGCAAATCATCGGTTGTACGCTGTGAATGCTAAAGCTGCTATAGGTATGCAGTGTACCTAATTTTGATGAATCAACTCATTTTCGAGCTGTAGAActaattctcattttttattttgctctCACTCGAGTCATATTTTAACGACTAAC is part of the Neodiprion virginianus isolate iyNeoVirg1 chromosome 5, iyNeoVirg1.1, whole genome shotgun sequence genome and encodes:
- the LOC124305500 gene encoding uncharacterized protein LOC124305500 — translated: MNEEGVFTSRKPSKRRIACSVHGCGSSFQKNRELTFHKFPQKNARWVYQKIFFGKMEKVEQLKAWKNALRIDCKINAHMKVCSLHFQQEDYILPDIPSHVKYLKKTAIPSRNLPRSSVEPRRKKKGESERERRLINRNDQKESSKGMELQHLKTDTILENMEHAEGNHCCIEDVMTENEPEIQVEIKSFADIGVQVKSDDVRLSFEMFVQTDEALSTATGIESIKILDTIVEIARKVTENNSTYSNARMSLRERIIMTYIKLKQNISYSFLALMFNCYTAKHCQRIFDEMISLLSQCLKFAIGWPTKEEISRNLPKCFEDFENVRVVLDCTEIFIQHPTKLCCQVLTYSRYKGSNTCKIMTGVTPAGNISFVSKAYGGRATDDDIFEQSNILSLLEPGDGVMVDRGFRKIDELCERNHFKCIRPPYLKEKTQFSRDEALRTAKIAKARVHIERSNQRIKIFKIVGATMPVNLIPRVEDIFIVICATVNLSSPIIKDDKFMNVQVV
- the LOC124305501 gene encoding uncharacterized protein LOC124305501, whose product is MVVITIQDICQWSGSTPSHRNFREGERLVAAKHLLNCGIVKEDSDVFEISASCIQTSNVRGSPHEIHGILGKNGEVKSITCSCKAGLGEKCKHIMAALLFCSRNEISVLSCTDIKCQWKQKYKDTLQNYVARPLEEHECLKSTNNNNPLSEDVEMAIKSILLQNLPNSAFSKHVSGRHNPVILKSVEDNAGGTSIGETLDEAIEVLFALQRSEFMDAIKNVSVTVKRSCCEETIQKMKDDFATICKRSKESYSEWQKQRRYRVTGSRCYALYATRRTNADWNKKCDQYFNPKSFASMYTEYGKKTESEALEVFKTTFNLTIIQVGLVISSQNPWLAYSPDGIIYEKNVPTKLV